One Aquarana catesbeiana isolate 2022-GZ linkage group LG06, ASM4218655v1, whole genome shotgun sequence genomic region harbors:
- the LOC141148448 gene encoding uncharacterized protein, translating to MSGQSEFYVDGDYQESALSGSMSTQEELIQVQEMLEIIYKMETADQAGKSLSNESDLKVFVKGLRNHANNLKKGMWTVGWQIRGLTDRFPEVKGIKRCDRLLVELCLILMYLHNEFKYQSTQQRNDILDFLDKFEQSEKDAKIIMDGLHQISKKWEQLIEQRESFLQENESPDENCRVIGSGNLGSCRVIGSGNSGSWQESLIRQLEKLIEQMKFMPQGNTQIRIPERDEFDSTSESDSESDSDSDSESEGWESDDEEESEKESISYPKPSVEQRGVKSEAPHERGSNQFSLGSEKKTDTPNQDTAEIITFVNDAIPVFSDESDSTSESDSESDSEYESWESDDEEESEKESISYPKPSVEQRGVKSEPPHERGSNQFSLGSEKKTDTPNQDTAEIIKFVNDAVPVFSDESDSTSESDSESDSEYESWESDTEEESEKEPISYPKPSVEQRGVKSEPPHERGSNQFSLGSEKKTDTPNQDTAEIIKFVNDAVPVFKEEGSMCVIDHIETYENTLSVLGLDDDQSRINFLPWVFETKHRRFCESLKGLYGASWQEIKHRCHLKFGPYENVTAATAAIPNLRCNSNQSPNENLAVFKNASHVAEKEPDHNHPEFNSTFFEALPNYIKVSLAKDYKGGFIGVVGKRE from the coding sequence ATGTCTGGTCAAAGTGAATTTTATGTTGATGGGGATTATCAAGAGTCAGCCCTTAGTGGTAGTATGAGCACTCAGGAAGAATTGATACAGGTACAGGAAATGTTGGAAATAATTTATAAAATGGAAACGGCGGATCAAGCCGGAAAAAGTTTGTCTAATGAGTCTGATCTAAAAGTATTTGTTAAAGGCCTTAGAAACCACGCCAATAATTTAAAAAAGGGCATGTGGACTGTAGGATGGCAAATCCGTGGACTCACAGACAGATTCCCTGAGGTAAAGGGAATAAAAAGGTGTGATCGCCTTCTTGTGGAATTATGCCTTATCCTGATGTATCTTCATAATGAGTTTAAATATCAAAGTACCCAACAGAGGAATGATATCTTAGATTTTCTAGATAAATTTGAACAATCAGAAAAAGACGCTAAAATAATTATGGACGGACTTCACCAAATAAGTAAAAAGTGGGAACAATTAATAGAGCAGAGGGAGAGCTTTCTGCAGGAAAACGAGTCTCCTGATGAAAATTGCcgagtaataggcagtggaaatttaggaagttgccgagtaataggcagtggaaattCAGGAAGTTGGCAGGAATCCCTAATTAGGCAATTAGAAAAATTAATAGAACAAATGAAGTTTATGCCCCAGGGTAATACTCAGATACGCATCCCTGAAAGGGACGAGTTTGACagtacttcagaatctgactctgaatctgattctgaCTCTGATTCTGAATCTGAAGGTTGGGAGTCAGACGAtgaggaggaatcagaaaaagaatcaatatcctaccccaagccatctgtagagcaaaggGGGGTAAAAAGTGAAGCACCACACGAAAGGGGATCTAACCAgttttctttgggatcagagaaaaagacAGACACCCCTAACCAAGACACAGCAGAAATAATAACATTTGTAAATGATGCTATCCCAGTCTTTAGTGACGAGTCTGACagtacttcagaatctgactctgaatctgattctgaATATGAAAGTTGGGAGTCAGACGAtgaggaggaatcagaaaaagaatcaatatcctaccccaagccatctgtagaacaaaggggggtaaaaagtgaaccaccacatgaaaggggatctaaccagttttctttgggatcagagaaaaagacAGACACCCCTAACCAAGACACAgcagaaataataaaatttgtaaatgatgctgtcccagtctttagtgacgagtctgacagtacttcagaatctgactctgaatctgattctgaATATGAAAGTTGGGAGTCAGACACtgaggaggaatcagaaaaagaaccaatatcctaccccaagccatctgtagagcaaaggggggtaaaaagtgaaccaccacatgaaaggggatctaaccagttttctttgggatcagagaaaaagacAGACACCCCTAACCAAGACACAgcagaaataataaaatttgtaaatgatgctgtcccagtctttaaGGAAGAGGGATCCATGTGCGTTATTGACCACATCGAGACCTATGAAAATACCCTATCAGTTTTAGGCCTAGATGATGACCAGTCTAGGATTAATTTCTTGCCGTGGGTATTTGAAACCAAACACCGTAGATTCTGCGAATCTTTAAAAGGTCTGTATGGTGCTTCATGGCAAGAAATTAAACACCGCTGTCATCTAAAATTTGGCCCATATGAAAATGTTACCGCGGCTACAGCGGCTATACCCAACCTCAGATGTAACAGTAATCAAAGCCCCAACGAAAATCTGGCTGTGTTCAAAAATGCTTCCCACGTAGCAGAAAAGGAGCCAGATCACAACCACCCTGAGTTTAATTCCACATTTTTCGAAGCCCTACCTAACTACATAAAAGTGAGTTTAGCAAAAGATTACAAAGGGGGTTTCATCGGAGTCGTTGGTAAAAGAGAGTAA